The following is a genomic window from Solidesulfovibrio sp..
GCAGGCGGCCTTGGCTGTGGGCGGCCTGCCAGAAGAAAAGACCGGCCGCGCCGAGTTCCACGGCTTTTTCCAGGAAAAAATCACGCCTGGCCGAGCGGGAAAACCCGGCGGCCAGGAAAATCCCGTTTTGCGGCGGGGGGATTTCGCCGAGGGACACGGGCGCGAGCCCGACCCGGTCCCTGCCGACGTCGGTGATGCTGAAAAGGCCCTCGCGACCCCGGCCGTCGAAGGCGCGCACGATCGCGCCGGGTTTTTTGCGCAGCACCCGGGCGCAGTGGTTCGCCTCGCCGCCGGTTATGGCAAACGGCTCCCGGAAGGACTCGGGGGGAATGAAAAAAGCGTCAGGCCGGCCCATGCGTCCCCTTTCAGGGGGTCCGGGGGGGATGATCCCCCCCGGCCGCCGGAGGCTTCTTTCTTTTTATTTCCCTCACGCGCCAACGGCCTTGCGGGCCGTGCCGGCCTTGTAGAAGGGCAGGGCGCGCTTGACCGCCGCCAGTTCCGTGCGGGCCGCCCGGATGCGGAACTCCTTGGCCTCGGCCGCCGCCGCCTCGACATAGGCCAGGGCAATGGCATGGCCCAGGCTCGGGGCGAAGGAGGCGCTGGTCACCACGCCCACCTCGCGGCCGTTGCGGTCGCAGACCACGTCGCCGTGGCGGGCGCTGCGCCGGCCGGGAACCTCCAGGGAAATGAGCTTTTGGCGGATTCCCGCCGCCTTGCCCTTGCCCACGTAGTCGGCCGGGGAGGCGAGCAGCCAGCCGTAGCCGGCCTCGGCCGGGGTGTGGGCCTCGTCCAGGTCCTGGCCGTAGAGGGGATACCCCATCTCCAGGCGCAACGTGTCCCGGGCGCCAAGCCCCGCCGGGGCCACCCGGGGATCGGCCACCAGGGCCTCCCACAGGGCCACGGCCTTCCCCGCCGGCAAAAACAGCTCGTAGCCGAGCTCGCCGGTGTAGCCGGTGCGGCTGACCATGAGCTTTTCGCCGGCAAATTCCGTCCAGACGAAGTTGAAGTATTTGAGCCCCGAAAAATCGCCCGGCACCCGGTCCTTGAGCACCTCGAAGGACAGCGGCCCCTGCAGGTCGATCTTGGCCGTTTCGGCCGAGGCGTCGACAAAGGACAGGCCGGCCGGCAACCGGGCGGCCACGGCCTCGAAATCGACCGCGATGCGCGCGCCGTTGACCACGAGCATGTAGTCGTCCTGGCCCAGGCAATAAACGATGAGGTCGTCGACCACGCCGCCGTCGGGATTGAGCAGAAAGCCGTAGCGGCACTTGCCCGGGGCCAGCGTGTCCAGGTCGTGGGTGACGGCCTGGCCCAGGGCCGCGGCGGCGCCCTGGCCCGAGAGGAAGAATTCGCCCATGTGGCAGATGTCGAACACGGCGGCCTTGGCCCGGGTCTGCTCGTGCTCGGCCAGGATGGACGTGTACTGCACCGGCATGTCGAAGCCGGCGAAGGGGACCATCTTGGCCCCGTGGCTCCTGTTCCAATCCGAAAGAGGCGTTTGCGTCAGTTTTTCCACGGGATGCTCCGCTTGTGGTTCGAGGTCCGCGCCTGCGCGCGATGGGGGGTGCCGCCCGGGGGTCAGCTTTGGGCGACCAGGGGCACCACGATGCCCTTGTCCTTTTTGGCCTTGCGGATGGAACGGAACTCGTCGAGCAGGGCCACTAGGCGGCCGTAGCTCTTTTTGACCGACAGCCCGTAGGGCGACAGTTCCGTGTCCTTTTTCCGGATGTAGTTGCGCAGCAGGTACCGCTCATTGAGAATCATATCGCCAAGGGACAGGACGCGCTCGACGAGCGTGTCGAAATAGTTGACGATCTCGAACTTGAGATCGTTGAGTATCTCGGTGAAAAGCGCCAGCATGCGCTGGTAGCTCAGGTTCTCGCCCTTGTAGTTGCGGTCCACCAGGTCTTCGAGGAGCTTCACCTTGCGGGCCTGCTGGATGTAGTTGTATTTGCTCCAGACTTCCTGGTAGAGCTCGCGCATGGTGCTGAAATCGTCATAGTGGTCGGCGCTTAAGAGATAGTTGTCCAGCACCTTGACCACATTGGAGTAGAACTCGTCGGAGTAGCCGATGATGCGCCGCTGGTGCTTGGCCAGCCAGGCGTAGAGGAATTTCAGCTTCTTTTCGTGGGTGTCGGTATTTTCCACGATTTCGTTGCGCTTGTAGACGATGCGGCCGTTGTATTCGCCGCGCACGATGTCGTTTAAGCGCAAAAACAGGCTGTAGGTGTCCTTGACCAGGTTCAGGCGGTAGTAGGTCTTGCCCGTGATGGGGTGGATGACTTCCTGGCTGGCCACGGACAGGGCCCGGTCCTGGCGGACGTTGTTGGGGTCGTACTTGTGCTGGCGGTAGACCACCCGGGTGATGACCACCCGGCGGTCGGGGTCGATGAAATAGCCGTTTTCGGCCAGGGCCCGGATGGCCTCGGTCTGGTTCTTGTCCACGGCGACCAGGGCGATTTTTTCCACGCGCGGGTAGAACCGGGCCTCGGGATGGGAAGAGAGCGTGGTGATGGTCCGGTCGGTCTGGCCGAGCACCCGCACCAGAAACTTCTCGCCCATGCGGAAAAGGCGCCGGGCGAAAAGGGCCGAGGAGGTGCGCCGCTCGGACACGATGGGGAATCCGTAGAGCTCCATCAGGAACTGGTAGACGAAGCTGCGATGGCGCTCGTAGCGCCGGTCGTCGCCGACCACGAACTTCTTGATGTTGAGCCCGAAACGCTTGAGCTCCGTGTCCAGGTAGGAGGGAAAGGAACAGTAGACGCCCGAGAGGTAGAAGTCGTTCTGGCTGTCGAAGGACATGACGTGGGCCCGGTCCATGTCGAGGACGGTCGGCAGCAGGGCGGCGTAGTTCTCCAGGCTCGTGACGTCGATTTCGGAAAATTCGCGGCGGAAGTGGTCCTGGGCGGCCTTGGGCAGCCGGGCGCAAAAGGCCCGGGTGTTCTGGCCGAAAATGGAGGTTTCCAGCGGGCACTGGTCCCGGTAGGTCTCGTCGGCGTAGTCGAGCAGGCAGTGCAGGATGTCGTACTGGAAGATCTCCTGGAAATACTTGAGCGGCCGGGCCAGGGCCACCATGGAGAAGCCCGGCAGGTCCTTGTATTCGAAGGCGTCGGCCTCGAAGGAGGGCAAAAGCTCGCGGAAGTCCACCACCGGGTAGTTGGGATGCTCGAAATAGGGCTTGAGCAGGCACTGCTTGATGTGCACCCAGTCCAGGAACCGCTTGAGGTCGGGCAGGCTCTGGACGCGCAGGATCTCCCCCTTCTTGCGGCGCTGTTCGTCCGCCAGGAAGGGGGCTTCGGCGACCTCGCTGAAGGCTTGCGTCCAGTCGAAGACCATGGCCGTACCGTGCTGTTGGCGTTGCCCCGGCCGGGTGGCCCAATCCGGGGAAAAAAATCACATACCCCAAAGTCCGATGTAGATAAAGGGGCGCGTCGCCGGGGCGGCCGGCCGGCGGCGGCTTCGTGTTGTTCC
Proteins encoded in this region:
- the gcvT gene encoding glycine cleavage system aminomethyltransferase GcvT, whose product is MEKLTQTPLSDWNRSHGAKMVPFAGFDMPVQYTSILAEHEQTRAKAAVFDICHMGEFFLSGQGAAAALGQAVTHDLDTLAPGKCRYGFLLNPDGGVVDDLIVYCLGQDDYMLVVNGARIAVDFEAVAARLPAGLSFVDASAETAKIDLQGPLSFEVLKDRVPGDFSGLKYFNFVWTEFAGEKLMVSRTGYTGELGYELFLPAGKAVALWEALVADPRVAPAGLGARDTLRLEMGYPLYGQDLDEAHTPAEAGYGWLLASPADYVGKGKAAGIRQKLISLEVPGRRSARHGDVVCDRNGREVGVVTSASFAPSLGHAIALAYVEAAAAEAKEFRIRAARTELAAVKRALPFYKAGTARKAVGA